One Chordicoccus furentiruminis DNA window includes the following coding sequences:
- the acsB gene encoding acetyl-CoA decarbonylase/synthase complex subunit alpha/beta, giving the protein MSTLFERVFAGSDGVYAAAQGVIDDAIAKAGADAAIKLDTAYSLPCYYAVTGVKVSTLGEMKEALEGTVKSLMTREKRTKDIFTSGVGTALAAEMIEAVKYTVSEESPYQAPVQGHFTDAQIRELGVPLVTGDIPGIAVILGAAPTAEQCAKLVQEYQSEGIFVTLVGGCIDQCVEQGVKLGANVRCVALGHDVSAVAHVISVALRAAIIFGNQTPGDAEGMCRYTMDRIKAFVNAFAPVDDVEVAAAAGAIKLGFPVITNETNQMFRIPKSLIIQENVDDFNATSLEARDIKIKITKVDIPVPYSTAFEGEIVRRGDMQIEFDGSRKTGLELVRGREMSEVEDHKFTLIGDDIDKFEAGSKVDFAIIADVAGKNMQSDFESVFERKFHSYVNCISGVMHTGQRDLIRIRINKETYSAGFRLRDLAEVIYAKLKSDYDKVIDKVAVTIVTDPAEAKRIREEIAVPTFDRRDERLSSMTDETVDKFYTCIMCQAFSPSHVCIVTPERLGLCGAVSWLDAKASHELDPAGPCQEVPKEHVIDENEGRWEEVNEAVRKYSQGALDNVALYSIMKDPMTSCGCFECICGIEPFSNGVVIVNREHTGSTPLGMTFSEMASMTGGGVQTPGFMGHGKHFIPSKKFMKAEGGIGRIVWMPKDLKDQVADKLNETAKDLYGIENFTDMIADETVTEDDPEKLVEFLTEKGHPALGMEPMM; this is encoded by the coding sequence ATGAGTACATTATTTGAGCGCGTATTTGCCGGCAGCGACGGGGTGTATGCAGCGGCGCAGGGCGTGATCGATGACGCGATCGCGAAGGCCGGCGCGGATGCGGCGATCAAACTGGATACGGCTTACAGCCTTCCCTGCTACTATGCGGTGACCGGTGTCAAGGTCAGCACGCTGGGCGAAATGAAGGAAGCGCTGGAGGGCACGGTGAAGAGCCTGATGACGAGAGAGAAGCGGACGAAGGACATTTTCACGTCCGGCGTCGGAACAGCTCTCGCGGCTGAGATGATCGAGGCGGTGAAGTACACCGTTTCCGAGGAGTCACCCTATCAGGCTCCGGTGCAGGGGCATTTCACGGACGCCCAGATCCGTGAGCTCGGCGTCCCGCTCGTGACGGGCGACATTCCCGGCATCGCGGTGATCCTCGGCGCGGCGCCTACGGCGGAGCAGTGCGCGAAGCTGGTGCAGGAGTACCAGTCGGAAGGCATCTTCGTCACGCTGGTGGGCGGCTGCATCGACCAGTGCGTGGAGCAGGGCGTCAAGCTGGGCGCCAATGTCCGCTGCGTGGCGCTCGGCCATGACGTCTCCGCCGTGGCTCATGTCATCAGCGTGGCACTTCGCGCGGCGATTATCTTCGGCAACCAGACGCCGGGCGATGCGGAGGGCATGTGCCGCTACACGATGGACCGCATCAAGGCGTTCGTCAACGCCTTCGCTCCGGTGGACGACGTGGAAGTCGCCGCGGCGGCCGGCGCGATCAAGCTCGGCTTCCCGGTGATCACGAACGAGACGAACCAGATGTTCCGCATCCCGAAGAGCCTCATCATCCAGGAGAACGTGGACGACTTCAACGCCACGTCACTGGAGGCGCGCGACATCAAGATCAAGATCACGAAGGTCGATATTCCGGTTCCGTACTCCACCGCGTTCGAGGGCGAGATCGTCCGCCGCGGCGATATGCAGATCGAGTTCGACGGATCCAGAAAAACCGGCCTTGAGCTGGTGCGCGGCCGTGAGATGAGCGAGGTCGAGGATCACAAGTTCACGCTGATCGGCGACGACATCGACAAGTTCGAGGCCGGCAGCAAGGTGGATTTCGCGATCATCGCGGACGTCGCCGGAAAGAACATGCAGTCCGATTTCGAGTCCGTCTTCGAGCGGAAGTTCCACAGCTATGTGAACTGCATTTCCGGCGTCATGCATACCGGACAGCGCGACCTGATCCGGATCCGGATCAACAAGGAGACCTACAGCGCGGGCTTCCGCCTCAGGGACCTGGCGGAGGTCATCTACGCGAAGCTGAAGAGTGATTACGACAAGGTCATCGACAAGGTGGCGGTCACGATCGTGACGGACCCGGCCGAGGCGAAGCGGATCCGCGAGGAGATCGCGGTTCCCACCTTCGACAGAAGAGACGAGCGTCTCTCCTCGATGACGGACGAGACGGTTGACAAATTCTACACCTGCATCATGTGCCAGGCGTTCTCCCCGAGCCATGTCTGCATCGTGACGCCGGAGCGCCTCGGACTGTGCGGTGCGGTTTCCTGGCTTGACGCGAAGGCCAGCCACGAACTGGATCCGGCCGGACCTTGCCAGGAAGTCCCGAAGGAGCATGTGATCGACGAGAACGAGGGACGCTGGGAAGAGGTCAACGAGGCCGTCCGCAAATATTCTCAGGGCGCGCTGGACAACGTGGCGCTGTACTCGATTATGAAGGACCCGATGACTTCCTGCGGCTGCTTCGAATGCATCTGCGGCATCGAGCCGTTCTCCAACGGCGTCGTCATCGTCAACCGTGAGCATACCGGTTCGACTCCGCTGGGCATGACCTTCTCGGAGATGGCGTCCATGACGGGCGGCGGTGTGCAGACGCCGGGCTTTATGGGCCACGGGAAGCATTTCATCCCGTCCAAGAAGTTCATGAAGGCCGAGGGCGGCATCGGGCGGATTGTCTGGATGCCGAAGGACCTCAAGGATCAGGTGGCCGACAAGCTGAACGAGACCGCGAAGGATCTTTACGGAATCGAGAATTTCACAGATATGATCGCGGATGAGACTGTGACCGAGGATGATCCGGAGAAGCTGGTTGAATTCCTGACGGAGAAGGGACACCCGGCGCTCGGGATGGAGCCGATGATGTAA
- a CDS encoding ATP-binding protein — MKVAVTGKGGVGKTTFAAILARLYADEGRSVLAADVDPDSNLGLALGLTEEEVSSIVPISKMRDLVEERTGANRLNRFFKMNPQVSDIPDKYSRDINGVKLLVMGTVETGGSGCVCPEHVMLKAIMESLVFRKDDVVVMDMEAGLEHLGRGTAGMMDQFIVVVEPGARSVQTYGNVKRLAADLGIRNVNVVANKVRDEKDEAFIRSHIPAEHLLGLIHYDPDVIDADRNEASPYDYSRHTVEEVRLIKAIMDAKEKENI; from the coding sequence ATGAAAGTTGCAGTGACAGGAAAGGGCGGCGTCGGAAAGACGACCTTCGCGGCGATCCTCGCGAGACTGTACGCGGACGAGGGACGAAGCGTGCTGGCGGCTGACGTCGACCCGGATTCCAACCTGGGACTGGCGCTGGGACTGACGGAGGAGGAGGTCTCCTCCATCGTTCCGATCTCCAAGATGCGGGATCTGGTGGAGGAGAGGACAGGAGCCAACCGGCTCAACCGTTTCTTCAAGATGAATCCGCAGGTCAGCGACATCCCGGACAAGTATTCCAGAGATATCAACGGTGTGAAGCTTCTCGTCATGGGCACGGTGGAGACCGGCGGCAGCGGCTGCGTCTGCCCTGAGCACGTGATGCTGAAGGCGATCATGGAGTCCCTCGTCTTCCGGAAGGACGACGTGGTGGTGATGGATATGGAGGCGGGCCTTGAGCACCTGGGCCGCGGAACGGCGGGTATGATGGATCAGTTCATCGTCGTCGTCGAGCCGGGCGCCCGGAGTGTCCAGACCTACGGCAACGTGAAGCGGCTGGCGGCGGACCTCGGGATCCGGAACGTGAATGTGGTCGCCAACAAGGTGAGGGATGAGAAGGATGAAGCGTTCATCCGATCCCACATCCCGGCTGAGCATCTGCTCGGCCTGATCCATTACGACCCGGACGTGATCGACGCGGACCGGAACGAGGCGTCTCCGTACGATTACAGCAGGCACACGGTTGAGGAAGTCAGACTCATCAAGGCCATTATGGATGCGAAGGAGAAAGAAAATATATGA
- the cooS gene encoding anaerobic carbon-monoxide dehydrogenase catalytic subunit codes for MELISFETMDAATEQLLETGRKVGADSWQQRVKNQTPHCGFGEKGICCKFCSMGPCRITPKAPRGICGCDVHGIVGRNFLNFTAGGSATHSDHGRSICHTLYQAKKEGPYTVKDPDKLIRIAKEWGVETEGKDIYDLAHEVAELALLEYGKPFGVQRWLSRAPEHTQKLWHDAEVEPRAIDREVATALHMTHMGCSSLPEALVKQSMRCGLSDGWGGSMCGTEFSDVLFGTPKPVDTTANLGVMEKDMVNIVVHGHDPSLSEMIVFYAKDPEMAALAKANGAKGINICGVCCTSNEVAMRQGIPMAGNFLQQENVVLTGACEVIVVDVQCIFPALGPLSKCFHTKFVTTSEIARMPDSEFIHFSPENATENAKAIIRMACENYKNRKPELVNIPQLKSKATVGYSTEAIVKVLDGVTNSHVDVTGTTKPLLDCITSGVIRGAVAMVGCNNPKVRPDHGHVELMKKLIANDIIVIVSGCSAQAAARVGLMDKEAKQFCGEGLKRVCELADIPPILHMGSCVDISRMMVLASDLAKDSGLNISQLPLVGCAPEWMSEKAVSIGNYVVATGIDTFLGVDPQVGGSSEMTELLCGESGTKKWLEANYTVEKDIDKLGDAMIARIEEKRAALGI; via the coding sequence ATGGAGTTAATCAGCTTTGAGACAATGGATGCCGCTACTGAACAGCTTCTGGAGACCGGAAGGAAAGTCGGCGCGGATTCCTGGCAGCAGCGGGTGAAGAATCAGACACCCCACTGCGGCTTCGGGGAGAAGGGCATCTGCTGCAAATTCTGCTCAATGGGACCCTGCCGGATCACGCCGAAGGCGCCGCGGGGCATCTGCGGCTGCGACGTGCACGGCATCGTCGGCCGGAACTTCCTGAATTTCACGGCGGGCGGCAGCGCGACCCATTCCGATCACGGCCGTTCCATCTGCCACACGCTTTATCAGGCGAAGAAGGAAGGCCCGTACACGGTCAAGGACCCGGACAAGCTGATCCGGATCGCGAAGGAGTGGGGCGTCGAGACGGAAGGCAAGGATATCTACGATCTGGCGCATGAGGTCGCGGAGCTGGCGCTGCTCGAGTACGGCAAGCCGTTCGGCGTCCAGCGGTGGCTGAGCCGCGCGCCCGAGCATACGCAGAAGCTCTGGCATGACGCTGAGGTGGAGCCGAGAGCCATCGACCGCGAGGTCGCGACGGCGCTGCATATGACGCATATGGGATGTTCCTCGCTGCCGGAGGCGCTGGTGAAGCAGTCGATGAGATGCGGTCTTTCCGACGGCTGGGGCGGCTCGATGTGCGGCACGGAGTTCTCGGACGTCCTCTTCGGGACACCGAAGCCGGTGGATACCACCGCGAACCTCGGCGTGATGGAGAAGGATATGGTCAACATCGTGGTGCACGGCCATGATCCGTCCCTCTCCGAGATGATCGTCTTCTACGCGAAGGATCCGGAGATGGCCGCGCTCGCCAAGGCGAACGGCGCGAAGGGCATCAACATCTGCGGCGTCTGCTGCACCTCCAACGAGGTCGCGATGCGTCAGGGCATTCCGATGGCCGGCAATTTCCTGCAGCAGGAAAATGTGGTCCTCACCGGAGCCTGCGAGGTGATCGTGGTGGATGTGCAGTGCATTTTCCCGGCTCTCGGACCGCTGTCGAAGTGCTTCCACACGAAGTTCGTCACGACTTCGGAGATCGCGAGAATGCCGGACAGCGAATTCATCCACTTCTCTCCGGAAAATGCAACCGAGAACGCCAAGGCCATCATCCGCATGGCCTGCGAGAACTATAAGAACCGCAAACCGGAACTGGTCAATATCCCGCAGCTGAAGTCGAAGGCGACCGTGGGCTACTCCACCGAGGCCATCGTCAAGGTGCTGGACGGCGTCACCAACTCCCATGTGGACGTGACCGGCACCACGAAGCCGCTGCTGGACTGCATCACCTCCGGCGTCATCCGCGGCGCGGTGGCAATGGTCGGCTGCAACAACCCGAAGGTCCGCCCGGACCACGGCCATGTGGAGCTGATGAAGAAGCTGATCGCCAACGACATCATCGTGATCGTTTCCGGATGTTCCGCCCAGGCGGCGGCCCGCGTCGGGCTGATGGACAAGGAGGCGAAGCAGTTCTGCGGAGAAGGCCTGAAGCGCGTCTGCGAGCTGGCTGACATCCCGCCGATCCTGCATATGGGCTCCTGCGTCGACATCTCCCGTATGATGGTGCTGGCGTCCGATCTGGCGAAGGATTCCGGTCTCAACATCTCCCAGCTCCCGCTGGTCGGCTGTGCGCCGGAGTGGATGAGCGAGAAGGCGGTCTCCATCGGGAACTACGTCGTGGCGACCGGCATCGATACCTTCCTCGGCGTGGACCCGCAGGTGGGCGGCTCCTCCGAGATGACAGAGCTGCTCTGCGGTGAGTCCGGCACAAAGAAGTGGCTGGAAGCGAACTACACCGTGGAGAAGGATATCGACAAGCTGGGCGACGCGATGATCGCCCGGATCGAGGAGAAGAGAGCGGCGCTGGGAATTTGA
- a CDS encoding DUF1638 domain-containing protein, whose protein sequence is MPIGDESDTCVVTCSSLEYFVRAAQKKGGTHFQVHVVDRNLHAEPERMKRTVGDVIRALPARFRTVLVGMGFCGGAWDHAVFERRIVVPRADDCISILLHKGDETEPNLKEPGHLYLYEPDPEQFSALRLLRDPGTLGPEYEGMDRDTLFRYWFGNYHWMDIIDTGLTDCYDERYVELAQENADRIGAGLGYAEGSNRMLEKLVSGRWDGQFVVAEPGQMIRHADFFG, encoded by the coding sequence ATGCCTATCGGAGATGAGTCGGATACCTGCGTCGTGACCTGCAGCTCGCTGGAGTATTTTGTCCGGGCGGCGCAGAAGAAGGGAGGAACGCACTTTCAGGTTCATGTCGTTGACCGGAATCTGCACGCGGAGCCGGAGCGGATGAAGCGGACGGTCGGGGACGTGATCCGGGCGCTTCCGGCGCGGTTCCGGACCGTGCTTGTGGGGATGGGCTTCTGCGGGGGCGCGTGGGATCATGCGGTCTTTGAACGGCGCATCGTGGTCCCGAGGGCCGATGACTGCATTTCCATCCTGCTTCACAAGGGAGACGAGACGGAGCCGAATCTCAAGGAGCCGGGCCATCTTTATCTCTACGAGCCGGACCCGGAGCAGTTTTCGGCGCTCAGACTCCTCCGTGATCCGGGAACGCTGGGACCGGAGTACGAGGGGATGGACCGAGATACGCTGTTCCGGTACTGGTTCGGGAACTACCACTGGATGGACATCATCGACACGGGACTCACCGACTGCTACGACGAGCGCTATGTGGAGCTGGCCCAGGAGAATGCAGACCGCATCGGCGCCGGACTGGGGTATGCGGAGGGAAGCAACCGCATGCTCGAGAAGCTGGTTTCCGGCCGCTGGGACGGTCAGTTCGTGGTCGCGGAGCCGGGGCAGATGATCCGGCACGCGGATTTTTTCGGATGA
- a CDS encoding (2Fe-2S)-binding protein, translated as MEDRDAVICECGHITRGEVIDAVLGGAMNFVDVAEATGAGRGCDRCRVPIEFLIQDVRDDPDAYRR; from the coding sequence ATGGAGGATCGTGACGCCGTGATCTGCGAGTGCGGACATATCACCCGGGGAGAGGTGATCGACGCGGTGCTCGGAGGCGCGATGAACTTTGTGGATGTGGCGGAGGCCACCGGCGCGGGCAGGGGCTGCGACCGGTGCCGCGTGCCGATCGAATTTCTTATACAGGATGTGAGGGATGACCCGGATGCCTATCGGAGATGA
- the acsV gene encoding corrinoid activation/regeneration protein AcsV, translating into MPEVTFKIEKGSDVTVSAGRGSNLLEVAQGANIAIDAPCGGNGSCGKCRVKLLSGELDSVQTRHLSDEEYEDGWRLACSSRLTDSDVMVLVPDIASAYRSRIKTADLSDEKEIRIFKELEEQMRGVDLGISHPYGCIVVSMPEPTLEDTMPDNERLEKAVTEATGCENVEIGFYAMSVMARSLRANHFRAAVIYEKTDRGILVLNVVPSDTEVPVCCAAIDIGTTTVAGVLADLKDGRILAKASAGNGQIRYGADVINRIIEQDRPGGVKKLQQAIVRETLMPLLGLMMKQAGVKKGQVVRMTVAGNTTMNHLLMGVYADPIRREPYIPSFFRLPAFRAASLIPNINPDAWVKLAPNIGSYVGGDITAGTMASMIWNMDSYSLFIDLGTNGEIVFGNREFLMSCACSAGPAFEGGDISCGMRATDGAIEAVTIDGDTMEPSTRIVGDPGQKPVGICGSGIIDVIAELFRTGIIDSRGQYVRDGRRVIRDEHGTGRYVLAWKEETETGREISITEVDIESFIRAKGAIYSAIDTMLGTLDMKPDVIDRIFVAGGIGSGINMNNAVRIGMFPDVDRSKFRYIGNSSLAGAYAMAISDRAADKVEAIAGNMTYLELSTYPGYMDHFVAACFIPHTDLSLFPSVAAERG; encoded by the coding sequence ATGCCAGAGGTTACTTTTAAGATTGAGAAAGGCAGTGATGTCACCGTATCAGCCGGCAGGGGCAGCAATCTGCTGGAAGTGGCGCAGGGAGCGAACATCGCAATCGACGCGCCCTGCGGCGGCAACGGATCCTGCGGGAAATGCCGCGTGAAACTCCTCAGCGGCGAACTCGACAGCGTACAGACACGTCACCTGAGCGACGAGGAATACGAGGACGGATGGCGGCTTGCCTGCTCCTCCCGCCTCACGGACAGTGACGTGATGGTGCTTGTGCCGGATATCGCGTCTGCTTACCGGAGCCGGATCAAAACGGCGGATCTTTCGGATGAAAAGGAGATCCGGATTTTCAAAGAACTGGAAGAGCAGATGCGCGGCGTTGATCTCGGGATCTCCCATCCCTACGGCTGCATTGTCGTCTCGATGCCGGAACCGACGCTCGAGGACACGATGCCGGACAACGAGCGGCTTGAGAAGGCGGTCACGGAAGCCACAGGATGCGAAAACGTGGAGATCGGGTTTTACGCGATGAGCGTGATGGCCCGGTCGCTTCGCGCCAATCATTTCCGAGCTGCGGTGATTTATGAGAAAACGGACAGAGGAATCCTTGTGCTCAATGTTGTGCCGTCGGATACGGAGGTACCGGTCTGCTGCGCCGCGATCGACATCGGAACCACTACGGTCGCCGGCGTGCTGGCGGACCTGAAGGACGGCCGCATCCTCGCGAAGGCGTCGGCCGGAAACGGACAGATCCGCTACGGTGCGGACGTTATCAACCGGATCATCGAGCAGGACCGCCCGGGCGGCGTGAAGAAGCTGCAGCAGGCGATCGTACGGGAGACGCTGATGCCGCTCCTCGGTCTGATGATGAAGCAGGCCGGCGTGAAGAAGGGGCAGGTCGTGCGGATGACCGTTGCGGGCAACACGACGATGAACCATCTGCTGATGGGCGTGTACGCGGATCCGATCCGGAGAGAGCCGTATATTCCGTCCTTCTTCCGTCTGCCGGCGTTCCGGGCGGCCAGTCTGATCCCGAACATCAATCCGGACGCATGGGTGAAACTCGCGCCGAACATCGGATCCTATGTCGGCGGAGACATCACGGCGGGGACGATGGCCAGTATGATCTGGAACATGGACAGCTACTCGCTGTTCATCGATCTCGGGACCAACGGCGAGATCGTCTTCGGCAACCGGGAGTTCCTGATGAGCTGCGCCTGCTCCGCCGGACCGGCGTTTGAGGGCGGCGACATCTCCTGCGGCATGCGGGCCACCGACGGTGCCATCGAGGCGGTGACGATCGACGGGGACACGATGGAACCTTCAACCCGGATCGTGGGCGATCCGGGCCAGAAACCGGTGGGGATCTGCGGCAGCGGCATCATCGACGTCATCGCGGAGCTCTTCCGCACGGGCATCATCGATTCGAGAGGACAGTACGTCCGGGACGGCCGGCGCGTGATCCGCGACGAACACGGAACGGGACGCTATGTGCTCGCATGGAAGGAAGAGACGGAGACGGGACGGGAAATCTCGATCACGGAGGTGGATATCGAATCCTTCATACGGGCGAAGGGCGCGATCTACTCGGCCATTGACACGATGCTGGGGACGCTTGACATGAAGCCGGATGTGATCGACCGGATCTTCGTGGCCGGCGGCATCGGCAGCGGCATCAACATGAACAACGCGGTGCGGATCGGGATGTTCCCGGACGTGGACCGCTCGAAATTCCGCTATATCGGCAACTCGTCGCTGGCCGGCGCCTACGCGATGGCGATTTCGGACCGGGCCGCGGACAAGGTCGAGGCGATCGCCGGCAATATGACGTATCTGGAGCTGTCGACCTACCCGGGCTATATGGATCACTTCGTGGCGGCCTGTTTCATTCCACATACGGATCTTTCCCTGTTCCCGTCCGTTGCCGCGGAGAGAGGCTGA
- a CDS encoding ribokinase has product MKILDFGSLNLDYVYHVDHIILPGETELADDIRLFAGGKGLNQSVALARAGAPVWHAGLIGGDGGMLRTLLEDSGVHTDYLKTDPVARTGHTIIQVDRNGQNSILLSGGTNRMITDELADETLAHFSEGDVLVLQNEISALPHIIDRAFGIGMKIVMNPSPYDGHIASCDLSKVSLFLINEVEGMQIAGAGDPDAILRTMAERYPDADVVLTLGSAGSVFSGHGQTVRQSIFHVHAVDTTAAGDTFTGYFVSSFFAGRPVKECMELASKASAISVSRNGAAPSIPSLEEVREADLH; this is encoded by the coding sequence ATGAAAATTCTGGATTTCGGATCCCTGAATCTGGACTATGTATATCATGTCGATCATATCATTCTTCCCGGTGAGACGGAGCTGGCGGACGACATCCGCCTGTTCGCAGGAGGAAAGGGGCTGAATCAGTCCGTGGCGCTGGCGAGGGCCGGCGCACCGGTCTGGCATGCCGGGCTGATCGGCGGAGACGGCGGTATGCTGAGGACGCTTCTTGAGGACAGCGGCGTGCATACGGACTATCTGAAGACCGACCCGGTTGCGCGGACCGGGCATACGATCATTCAGGTGGACCGGAACGGTCAGAACAGCATTCTGCTCTCCGGCGGAACGAACCGGATGATCACGGACGAGCTGGCGGACGAGACGCTGGCGCATTTCTCCGAAGGCGACGTGCTGGTGCTGCAGAACGAGATCAGCGCCCTTCCGCACATCATCGACCGGGCTTTCGGGATCGGTATGAAAATCGTGATGAATCCGTCTCCGTATGACGGACATATCGCATCCTGCGATCTCTCGAAGGTGAGCCTTTTCCTGATCAATGAGGTGGAAGGCATGCAGATTGCCGGAGCCGGCGACCCGGATGCGATTCTCCGGACGATGGCGGAGCGCTATCCGGACGCGGACGTGGTGCTCACGCTGGGGTCGGCCGGATCGGTCTTCAGCGGGCACGGGCAGACCGTACGGCAGTCGATCTTCCATGTTCATGCCGTCGACACCACGGCGGCCGGGGACACGTTTACCGGCTACTTCGTGAGCTCCTTCTTCGCGGGCCGGCCTGTGAAGGAGTGCATGGAGCTGGCGTCGAAGGCGTCCGCAATCTCGGTTTCCCGCAACGGAGCCGCGCCGTCGATTCCGTCGCTTGAGGAGGTGCGGGAGGCAGATCTGCACTGA
- a CDS encoding FAD binding domain-containing protein, giving the protein MIERIIHTGTPEEARAAAGAGTAYLAGGTEINRLGSSVCADTLIDLRHLTELKRIAAEKDGVRIGALAVFQDVLEHPLTPDWFRESVSFMASRTKRNMATIGGNLALRRDDSYLMPALMAAGARITLLGPDGIRETDAAAFAGEDRTGDLILSVLLPSGAAVRQKRYANTAESHAYLTVAAAETTDGIHLAAGIRGTGLRMLDGIAGAIRRGGGSVTDESLTEQIRADESLPVQDDFSCSAAYKTYLLAVTCRDLLRVLPSSSEEKGGDPT; this is encoded by the coding sequence ATGATCGAACGCATCATCCATACGGGAACGCCGGAGGAAGCCCGTGCCGCAGCCGGCGCAGGGACCGCCTATCTTGCCGGCGGAACCGAGATCAACCGGCTCGGCTCCTCTGTCTGCGCCGACACGCTGATCGATCTCCGCCATCTGACGGAGCTCAAGCGGATTGCAGCCGAAAAAGACGGCGTCCGGATCGGAGCGCTGGCCGTCTTTCAGGACGTTCTTGAGCACCCTCTTACGCCTGACTGGTTCCGCGAGTCCGTTTCCTTTATGGCTTCCCGCACGAAACGGAATATGGCGACCATCGGCGGAAATCTCGCGCTCCGGCGGGACGACTCCTACCTGATGCCCGCCCTGATGGCGGCCGGCGCGCGGATCACGCTGCTCGGGCCTGACGGGATCCGTGAGACGGACGCCGCGGCCTTTGCCGGCGAAGACCGCACCGGGGATCTGATTCTCTCCGTCCTGCTGCCGTCCGGTGCCGCCGTCCGTCAGAAACGGTACGCCAACACGGCGGAAAGCCATGCTTATCTCACGGTCGCCGCAGCGGAAACCACCGACGGGATTCATCTGGCCGCAGGGATTCGCGGGACGGGGCTCCGCATGCTGGACGGGATTGCCGGCGCGATCCGGCGCGGCGGCGGCAGCGTCACGGACGAATCGCTCACGGAACAGATCCGCGCGGACGAATCGCTTCCGGTTCAGGACGATTTCTCCTGCAGCGCCGCCTACAAGACCTATCTGCTGGCAGTGACGTGCCGGGATCTTCTCCGCGTCCTGCCTTCCTCATCAGAAGAAAAAGGAGGTGATCCGACATGA